A region from the Beduinella massiliensis genome encodes:
- the miaA gene encoding tRNA (adenosine(37)-N6)-dimethylallyltransferase MiaA codes for MGLPIVAIVGPTASGKTRLSIALCRRLSGEVVSMDSMQVYRGMDVGTAKPTAEERGGIAHHMIDVCDPRDSFTVSSYREGATRAIGEIAGRGHLPVLVGGTGLYLNALTYRMEFAEATGDEAIRARLHAVADTPGGRARLHAMLCEVDPESARKLHENDVRRVVRALEVYEVTGRPMSEHADERRPNEDYTPLIYGLTMERERLYARIDRRVDQMMADGLVGEVRALLEAGVEPGVSGAMQAIGYKEIAAALRGECTMEEAVYLIKRESRRYAKRQMTWFRGDARVRFIQIEDYGSPEEMEEAFIDRVRADLEHLKEIRE; via the coding sequence ATGGGGTTGCCCATCGTGGCGATCGTGGGGCCGACGGCATCCGGAAAGACGCGGCTTTCCATCGCGCTGTGCCGAAGGCTCTCAGGCGAGGTCGTCTCCATGGACTCCATGCAGGTCTATCGCGGCATGGACGTGGGCACGGCCAAGCCTACAGCGGAGGAACGCGGAGGAATCGCCCATCACATGATCGACGTCTGCGACCCGCGCGATTCCTTTACCGTCTCCAGCTACCGGGAGGGCGCGACGCGGGCGATCGGGGAGATTGCGGGGCGCGGGCACCTGCCCGTGCTGGTAGGCGGGACGGGGCTGTACCTGAACGCGCTCACGTACCGGATGGAGTTTGCGGAGGCGACGGGGGACGAGGCCATCCGCGCTCGGCTGCACGCGGTCGCGGACACGCCGGGCGGCAGGGCGCGCCTGCACGCGATGCTATGCGAGGTCGATCCCGAATCGGCCCGGAAGCTGCACGAAAACGACGTGCGCCGTGTGGTGCGCGCATTGGAGGTCTACGAGGTCACGGGCCGCCCTATGTCGGAGCACGCGGACGAGCGCAGGCCAAACGAGGATTACACGCCGCTGATCTATGGCCTGACGATGGAAAGGGAACGGCTTTACGCGCGCATCGACCGGCGCGTGGATCAAATGATGGCGGACGGCCTCGTCGGCGAGGTGCGCGCGCTGCTCGAGGCGGGCGTGGAACCGGGCGTTTCGGGGGCCATGCAGGCGATCGGCTACAAGGAAATTGCCGCCGCGCTTCGCGGCGAATGCACGATGGAAGAAGCGGTTTACCTCATCAAGCGCGAATCGCGCCGGTACGCCAAACGCCAGATGACCTGGTTTCGGGGGGACGCACGCGTGCGCTTTATACAGATTGAAGATTACGGCTCGCCGGAGGAGATGGAGGAAGCCTTCATCGACCGCGTGCGGGCGGATTTAGAGCACTTGAAGGAGATACGGGAATGA
- a CDS encoding methionine gamma-lyase family protein, whose protein sequence is MTEWTQAQEQRLQALIDGAQMDCARRFMELERIEDGNFARVLSAMQEYRVGVQHFQATTGYGYDDIGRDTLEKVFASAFGAQDALVRPQFVSGTHSLAVCLFGLLRPGDHLLSAVGMPYDTMDEVIGITKAYDGSLREMGVSYSQVELTPEGEIDLDAVLDAITEKTRVVMIQRSRGYAWRPALTVSQIGVAAKAIHEKKPDAIVMVDNCYGEFVSTQEPTHVGADVIVGSLIKNAGGGLAPTGGYIAGRHDLVERISYRLTSPGIGREVGSYAYGYQPFYQGFFLAPHVVCQAVKTAVLAAAVFARLGFTVHPGVDDERSDIIQALRLETPDRLVAFCEGIQMASPIDSFALPEPWAMPGYQDQVIMAAGTFVSGASIELSADAPMRAPFNVYMQGGLTLSHGRAGIAQAVRRMAEKGLLELA, encoded by the coding sequence ATGACGGAATGGACACAGGCGCAGGAACAAAGGCTTCAGGCGCTGATCGACGGGGCGCAGATGGACTGCGCGAGGCGCTTTATGGAATTGGAGCGCATCGAGGATGGGAACTTTGCCCGCGTGCTCTCGGCCATGCAGGAATACCGCGTGGGCGTGCAGCACTTTCAGGCGACGACGGGCTACGGTTACGACGACATCGGGCGCGACACGCTGGAGAAGGTATTCGCCAGCGCCTTTGGCGCGCAGGATGCGCTGGTGCGTCCGCAGTTCGTTTCAGGCACGCATTCGCTGGCCGTATGCCTGTTCGGCCTGCTGCGGCCGGGAGACCACCTGCTGTCGGCGGTGGGCATGCCCTACGACACCATGGACGAGGTTATCGGCATCACAAAGGCCTACGACGGCTCGCTGCGGGAGATGGGCGTTTCCTACTCGCAGGTGGAGCTGACGCCGGAGGGCGAGATCGACCTGGACGCGGTGCTCGATGCGATCACGGAAAAGACGCGCGTGGTGATGATCCAGCGTTCGCGCGGCTACGCATGGCGGCCTGCTTTGACGGTTTCGCAGATCGGCGTGGCGGCGAAGGCGATTCACGAAAAAAAGCCGGATGCCATCGTCATGGTGGATAACTGTTACGGCGAATTCGTTTCCACGCAGGAACCTACGCACGTGGGCGCCGACGTGATCGTGGGCTCGCTCATCAAGAATGCGGGCGGCGGGCTCGCGCCGACGGGCGGATACATCGCCGGGCGGCACGATCTGGTGGAGCGCATCTCCTACCGTCTGACGTCGCCGGGTATCGGACGCGAGGTGGGTTCCTACGCCTACGGCTACCAGCCCTTTTATCAGGGCTTCTTCCTCGCGCCGCACGTGGTCTGCCAGGCAGTGAAGACGGCGGTGCTGGCGGCGGCGGTCTTTGCGAGGCTTGGGTTCACGGTGCATCCGGGCGTGGACGACGAGCGCAGCGACATCATTCAGGCGCTGCGCCTGGAGACACCGGATCGCCTGGTGGCTTTCTGCGAGGGCATTCAAATGGCTTCGCCCATCGACAGCTTCGCTCTGCCAGAGCCCTGGGCGATGCCGGGCTATCAGGATCAGGTCATCATGGCGGCGGGCACGTTCGTGTCCGGCGCGTCGATCGAGCTGAGCGCGGACGCGCCGATGCGCGCACCCTTCAACGTCTACATGCAGGGGGGACTGACGCTCTCGCATGGACGGGCCGGCATCGCGCAGGCGGTGCGGCGCATGGCTGAAAAGGGACTGCTCGAGCTCGCCTGA
- a CDS encoding sigma-70 family RNA polymerase sigma factor codes for MVDDATFTRESSALLPGMYRLAMSILHARSDAQDAVQQALLRAWERRARARPESFRAWLTRIVINECRNVQRARMRVFPVEQPQTPQYVPEDVGLYEAIEGLPEKLRTPLLLHYMERYSEREIAGALGVPVTTVKNRLFRARRELKKTLTDSEVTFE; via the coding sequence ATGGTCGATGACGCAACGTTTACCCGGGAATCGTCCGCCCTGCTGCCCGGAATGTACCGGCTCGCCATGAGCATCCTGCACGCGCGCTCGGACGCACAGGACGCCGTGCAGCAAGCGCTGCTCAGGGCATGGGAGCGCAGAGCGAGAGCACGGCCGGAGAGCTTTCGGGCATGGCTCACGCGTATCGTGATTAACGAGTGCCGCAACGTGCAGCGCGCACGCATGCGCGTGTTCCCTGTAGAGCAGCCGCAGACGCCGCAATACGTGCCGGAGGATGTGGGGCTTTATGAGGCGATCGAGGGCCTGCCGGAGAAACTGCGAACACCGTTGCTGCTGCATTATATGGAGCGTTACAGCGAGCGCGAAATCGCAGGGGCTCTCGGCGTACCCGTCACGACGGTGAAAAACAGGCTCTTTCGCGCGAGGCGCGAGCTTAAGAAGACGCTCACGGATTCGGAGGTGACGTTTGAATGA
- a CDS encoding alpha/beta fold hydrolase, with product MKKWMALCLLVFLLPLSACADTSGDGLLAQAHSVLDDFTSAEYGRVVERFSADMRSAVDEEMLMQGWSAVTERLGAYQGVAGEQAFSGSSTPSVSFTLSFESGTATLTVVFDETGSLSGLALQPNIAYEPVVKALPEGALEAQATLFAGTEKELSASIVSPEGATDQTPYVLLVHGSGASDMDETIGPNKPFRDIAYDLAARGVGTMRFDKITYAHPELPVDTVEQEYLEPVREALRVLKAETNAARVYIAGHSEGGILTPWLVRECGFSGGIALAGTPLPLWRMSYDQNLLSIALMPQEQQDELLQRVEDERAHAESLLQMSEEEARSQTVFGLSGYYLQYMEKLDQVAIARETQKPFLFLWGEADLQVNRAAYDAWKNGLGEGALYTYVTYPGLSHLFLPAEEGDSFANLQQAYMRPQTVDPAVAEDIARWLGSIA from the coding sequence ATGAAAAAATGGATGGCTCTTTGCCTGCTCGTCTTTCTGCTTCCGCTGTCCGCGTGCGCAGATACGTCTGGGGACGGCTTGCTGGCCCAGGCGCACAGCGTTCTAGACGACTTTACATCCGCAGAATATGGCCGGGTAGTCGAGCGCTTTAGCGCTGACATGCGTTCAGCCGTAGATGAAGAGATGCTTATGCAGGGCTGGTCGGCCGTTACAGAGCGGCTTGGCGCCTATCAGGGGGTCGCAGGGGAGCAGGCTTTCTCCGGCAGCAGCACCCCCTCGGTGTCCTTCACGCTCTCGTTTGAAAGCGGTACTGCCACCTTGACCGTGGTTTTCGATGAGACCGGTTCCCTCTCCGGTCTGGCATTGCAGCCGAACATCGCCTATGAGCCCGTTGTAAAGGCGCTGCCAGAAGGTGCTCTGGAAGCGCAGGCGACCCTTTTTGCCGGTACGGAGAAGGAACTTTCCGCCTCCATCGTGTCGCCCGAAGGGGCGACGGATCAAACGCCCTACGTGCTGCTCGTGCATGGATCGGGCGCCAGCGATATGGACGAAACCATCGGCCCAAACAAGCCCTTCCGCGACATCGCCTACGACCTGGCAGCGCGGGGAGTAGGCACGATGCGCTTTGACAAGATCACCTACGCACATCCCGAGCTTCCGGTAGATACGGTCGAGCAGGAATATCTGGAGCCGGTACGCGAGGCGCTTCGGGTGCTCAAGGCGGAGACAAACGCCGCGCGCGTCTACATAGCGGGGCACAGCGAGGGAGGCATCCTGACCCCCTGGCTGGTGCGTGAGTGCGGCTTTTCGGGCGGCATTGCGCTGGCCGGCACTCCCCTTCCGCTCTGGCGCATGTCCTACGACCAGAACCTGCTCTCCATCGCCCTGATGCCCCAGGAGCAGCAGGACGAGCTCCTTCAGCGGGTAGAGGACGAGCGCGCGCATGCTGAATCGCTGCTGCAAATGAGCGAGGAGGAAGCGCGCAGCCAGACTGTGTTCGGCTTAAGCGGTTACTACCTGCAATACATGGAAAAGCTGGATCAGGTCGCTATTGCCCGTGAAACCCAGAAGCCCTTCCTCTTTTTATGGGGTGAGGCGGATCTTCAGGTCAATCGTGCCGCCTATGATGCTTGGAAGAACGGCCTGGGCGAAGGCGCGCTCTACACGTACGTCACTTATCCGGGATTGAGCCATCTGTTCCTGCCTGCCGAAGAGGGCGATTCATTCGCCAACCTGCAGCAGGCCTACATGCGTCCTCAAACCGTGGATCCGGCCGTTGCAGAAGACATTGCGCGCTGGCTTGGTTCCATCGCCTGA
- a CDS encoding tyrosine-type recombinase/integrase, translated as MICKKCHREIEDAFAFCPFCGQNQNEKRRVNRRRANGEGTAYKRGKKWTSLIRVKTVMPDGTVARVPYTKGGFATRREALLYLPELAKSIKQPHDANVYADISFAQLYEKLMERHARRVGKSTLYCYRAAYKYFSDIHHMKFADLNTEDWQLCIDDCPHGTRTRENMKALGTLMYGYAQELRVIDRNFASFVWIDRADSESRLPFTLDEVAEIKAAAAQGVPYAAWVLSLCYSGFRPGEFLALPREAFDPATKTLRGGAKTDAGKNRIVPVHPIIMPYISERYLSGTPLLFQREDGPMPTAYFREKCFYPLLDQLGIQPIPSPGEKPGRTPYSCRHTFATLIKSVDGALKDKAALMGHTSYEMTLHYQHEDLISLRNIINNIA; from the coding sequence GTGATCTGCAAAAAATGTCATCGTGAAATCGAAGATGCCTTTGCGTTCTGCCCCTTCTGCGGTCAAAACCAGAACGAAAAGCGGCGCGTCAACCGCAGGCGCGCCAACGGAGAGGGCACGGCCTACAAGCGCGGGAAGAAATGGACGTCGCTTATACGGGTCAAAACCGTCATGCCGGACGGCACGGTCGCGCGCGTGCCGTATACAAAGGGCGGTTTTGCGACGCGGCGAGAAGCGCTACTGTACCTTCCCGAACTGGCAAAATCAATCAAGCAGCCCCACGACGCCAACGTCTACGCGGACATATCGTTCGCGCAGCTCTACGAAAAGCTGATGGAGCGTCACGCCCGGCGCGTCGGGAAGAGCACCCTCTACTGCTACCGCGCGGCCTATAAATATTTTTCGGACATACACCACATGAAATTTGCAGACCTCAACACCGAGGACTGGCAACTCTGCATTGACGATTGCCCGCACGGCACCCGGACGCGCGAAAACATGAAAGCATTGGGCACGCTCATGTACGGCTATGCACAGGAGCTTCGCGTCATTGACAGAAACTTTGCGTCGTTCGTGTGGATCGACCGGGCGGACAGCGAAAGCCGGTTGCCGTTTACGCTCGACGAGGTAGCGGAAATCAAGGCGGCTGCAGCACAGGGCGTCCCCTATGCTGCTTGGGTCCTCTCGCTCTGTTACAGCGGCTTCAGGCCGGGGGAATTTCTTGCGCTGCCGCGCGAAGCGTTTGACCCCGCGACGAAAACGCTTCGAGGCGGAGCGAAAACCGATGCCGGAAAAAACCGCATCGTCCCGGTACACCCGATTATCATGCCGTACATCTCGGAACGCTATCTATCCGGGACGCCGTTGTTGTTTCAGCGCGAGGACGGGCCGATGCCGACGGCCTATTTCCGCGAAAAATGCTTCTACCCGCTGCTCGATCAGCTCGGCATCCAGCCGATTCCCTCCCCCGGCGAGAAGCCCGGACGCACGCCCTACTCATGCCGACACACTTTTGCGACGCTCATAAAATCAGTCGATGGGGCGTTGAAGGACAAGGCCGCGCTGATGGGGCACACGTCGTACGAAATGACGCTGCACTATCAACACGAAGATTTAATTTCATTGCGAAACATAATCAATAATATCGCCTAA
- a CDS encoding helix-turn-helix domain-containing protein has product MTLGQRIKAIRKSLPGKITQSDFAKSLGATREMITTYEIDKVCPPEAMIRLICRTYNISYLWLKDGTGPMSIAPETDDERVDALMSGENEFAKKVMRAFARLGDEEWELLRKIVDEIKNAGR; this is encoded by the coding sequence ATGACATTGGGGCAGAGGATAAAAGCCATAAGAAAATCGCTGCCGGGGAAAATTACACAATCTGATTTTGCTAAAAGCTTAGGCGCAACTAGGGAAATGATTACTACGTACGAAATAGATAAAGTTTGCCCGCCTGAGGCCATGATCCGCCTGATATGCAGGACATACAACATCAGTTATCTGTGGCTCAAGGACGGGACAGGGCCCATGTCCATTGCACCAGAAACAGATGATGAAAGAGTTGACGCCCTTATGTCGGGCGAAAACGAGTTTGCAAAAAAAGTGATGCGCGCCTTTGCTCGGCTCGGCGATGAGGAATGGGAGCTTCTTCGGAAGATTGTAGACGAAATAAAAAATGCGGGCCGTTAA
- a CDS encoding DUF2321 domain-containing protein produces MDICGISLIPPSAQACRRSYRGNSRISSAAIDKINATPEKSFSNVLRHVHKLDVPKYCTCCGAPFPWTVSLLSNAATIVEEDEYMSDEERRIMSLSFHDLVIESPETTLATIRFKKCLSTCGEITRKAFQSLIVKFACDTALKLLGL; encoded by the coding sequence GTGGATATCTGCGGGATTTCATTGATTCCTCCTTCTGCGCAAGCCTGCCGTCGCTCTTATCGCGGCAATAGTCGTATCAGTAGCGCGGCCATCGATAAGATAAACGCGACCCCGGAAAAATCGTTCTCCAATGTTTTGCGCCATGTTCATAAACTCGATGTCCCGAAATACTGCACATGCTGCGGAGCGCCCTTCCCTTGGACCGTATCCCTTCTTTCTAACGCTGCGACAATCGTGGAAGAGGACGAATACATGAGCGATGAAGAGAGAAGAATTATGTCTTTGTCTTTTCATGACCTCGTCATTGAATCGCCAGAAACCACTCTTGCAACAATTCGATTTAAGAAGTGTCTATCGACCTGCGGAGAGATTACCCGCAAAGCTTTCCAGAGTTTAATCGTTAAGTTTGCCTGCGACACGGCATTGAAGCTACTAGGGCTTTGA
- a CDS encoding host-nuclease inhibitor Gam family protein, giving the protein MSETQRITETTEPFSITDDLSADWAARKIAEKRRDLERLRAHYDAQLRAAEEATERECAYFERLLYDYFTTCPAKCTKTQASYALPSAKLVLKAPSLQFERDEDKLLAYLKANHPEMVKTVDKAAWADFKKLVKPLEDGACVDSETGEVVDGLKAGMSSEKFEVVCNG; this is encoded by the coding sequence ATGAGCGAGACACAGAGGATCACGGAGACAACGGAGCCGTTTTCGATTACAGACGACCTTTCTGCCGACTGGGCGGCGCGGAAGATTGCTGAGAAGAGGCGCGATCTTGAGCGGTTGCGGGCGCACTACGACGCCCAGCTTCGGGCGGCTGAAGAGGCCACAGAGCGCGAATGCGCATACTTCGAGCGGCTGCTTTACGATTACTTTACGACGTGCCCGGCAAAGTGCACGAAGACGCAGGCGTCATACGCGCTTCCGTCCGCGAAGCTGGTGCTCAAGGCTCCCTCGCTACAGTTTGAGCGCGACGAGGACAAGCTACTGGCCTACCTCAAGGCCAACCACCCGGAGATGGTCAAGACAGTCGATAAGGCGGCGTGGGCCGACTTCAAGAAGCTCGTGAAGCCGCTGGAAGACGGTGCGTGCGTCGACAGCGAGACCGGCGAGGTGGTCGACGGCCTGAAAGCCGGAATGAGCAGCGAAAAATTCGAGGTAGTGTGCAATGGATAA
- a CDS encoding putative HNHc nuclease, which produces MEVVDGKIVNATPEGITIFVPYTNVERLCLRRYDAVQVGLPDGRRISPEQRRKAYALLGEIAEWAGYEVEEIKLVQKREFVHRHLQALEKELFSLSNCDMTTAREFVAYLIDFVLEFDVPTHVPLVTLCDDIQRYVYACLVHKKCAVCGKRAELHHVDRVGMGNDRTQIEHIGRRALPLCRIHHIEVDHRGDAAFMARYHLEPVQIDEKISKIYKLRTKRSKP; this is translated from the coding sequence ATGGAAGTCGTTGACGGCAAGATCGTGAACGCGACGCCGGAGGGAATCACGATCTTTGTGCCCTACACCAACGTCGAAAGGCTGTGCCTGCGCCGGTATGACGCGGTGCAGGTCGGCCTGCCCGACGGACGCAGAATCAGTCCGGAGCAGCGTCGCAAAGCCTATGCCCTGCTGGGCGAGATCGCGGAGTGGGCGGGATACGAGGTCGAGGAAATCAAGCTGGTACAAAAGCGCGAGTTCGTCCATCGCCACCTGCAGGCGCTCGAAAAGGAATTGTTCAGCCTGTCGAACTGCGACATGACGACGGCTCGCGAGTTCGTTGCCTACCTTATCGACTTTGTGCTCGAGTTTGACGTGCCGACGCATGTGCCCCTCGTGACGCTGTGCGACGACATCCAGCGGTACGTATACGCCTGTTTGGTGCATAAGAAGTGCGCCGTGTGCGGCAAGCGCGCGGAGCTGCACCACGTAGACCGCGTGGGCATGGGCAACGACCGCACGCAGATAGAACACATCGGACGACGCGCCCTACCCCTTTGCAGGATACACCACATCGAGGTCGATCACCGCGGGGACGCGGCGTTTATGGCGCGGTACCACCTGGAACCCGTTCAGATCGACGAGAAGATATCGAAAATATACAAACTGAGAACAAAAAGGAGCAAGCCATGA
- a CDS encoding single-stranded DNA-binding protein encodes MNKVILIGNLTRDPEMRTTQSGTSVCSFSIAVNRRFRNQQTGQQETDFINIVAWKQLADLCVNYLEKGRKVAVCGSIQTRTYQVKDGSKRAAFEVVADEVEFLTPKNQQARAPGGTGIPAGFEQVEDGDLPF; translated from the coding sequence ATGAACAAAGTCATTTTGATAGGAAACCTCACGCGTGATCCGGAGATGCGCACTACACAATCCGGCACATCAGTGTGTTCCTTCTCCATCGCGGTCAACAGGCGGTTTCGCAATCAGCAGACCGGCCAGCAGGAGACGGATTTTATCAACATCGTCGCATGGAAGCAACTGGCCGACCTGTGCGTGAACTACCTTGAGAAAGGCCGGAAGGTCGCGGTGTGCGGGTCGATTCAGACGCGCACTTATCAGGTGAAAGACGGGAGCAAGCGCGCCGCTTTTGAGGTGGTTGCAGACGAGGTTGAGTTCCTGACGCCCAAGAACCAGCAAGCCAGAGCGCCAGGCGGTACGGGCATCCCCGCGGGATTTGAGCAGGTGGAAGACGGCGATTTACCGTTCTGA
- a CDS encoding RusA family crossover junction endodeoxyribonuclease, with amino-acid sequence MTQKIIVPGRPCGKGRPRFDTRSGHAYTPDATRKAEESVKSLAGHIKPVERYARIKVTAWHGIPSGTSNAVRMQMISGDIRPAVKPDADNILKLVLDALNGIAYADDRQIVEASIEKWYALTPRVEIEITEVTP; translated from the coding sequence GTGACACAGAAAATCATTGTACCCGGCAGGCCGTGCGGAAAGGGGCGTCCGCGTTTCGATACGAGATCAGGACACGCATACACACCAGATGCAACACGCAAGGCCGAAGAGTCTGTCAAAAGCCTTGCGGGGCATATAAAGCCGGTTGAACGATATGCGCGAATCAAAGTTACCGCATGGCACGGAATCCCGAGCGGAACAAGCAATGCAGTACGTATGCAAATGATTTCCGGCGATATACGCCCCGCGGTTAAGCCGGATGCCGACAACATCCTCAAGCTCGTGCTGGACGCACTAAACGGAATTGCATACGCAGATGACCGGCAAATCGTCGAGGCGTCGATTGAAAAATGGTATGCGTTGACACCTCGGGTAGAAATCGAGATCACGGAGGTAACGCCATGA
- a CDS encoding phosphoadenosine phosphosulfate reductase family protein — protein sequence MSIRYTELDDLQALPLDAKIERAVQAIGEGFAASRHNQAIAFSGGKDSTVLWWLIRTYFPERKPYIIFGNTGVEYPESLRFAREIGKAWGGERFKEARPAKLEKDGLKYEAQREVLAWLEREGRS from the coding sequence ATGAGTATACGCTATACTGAGTTGGACGATTTGCAGGCCCTGCCCCTTGATGCGAAGATCGAGCGCGCAGTACAGGCTATCGGAGAAGGATTTGCCGCATCTCGGCACAATCAGGCGATTGCGTTCAGCGGTGGAAAAGATTCGACCGTGCTGTGGTGGCTGATCCGCACATATTTTCCGGAGAGAAAGCCGTACATCATTTTTGGCAACACGGGCGTCGAATACCCGGAAAGCCTACGCTTTGCCCGTGAGATCGGCAAGGCTTGGGGCGGAGAACGATTCAAGGAGGCCCGTCCGGCGAAACTGGAAAAGGACGGGCTCAAATACGAAGCGCAACGCGAGGTGCTGGCATGGCTCGAACGAGAGGGGCGCTCGTGA
- a CDS encoding DUF559 domain-containing protein, protein MGYEDAKRDGVKIVKKQRGSYYYPRCSICGEEMLVMRYTSGTKYTCKACKANNALRDSERRILDTFEIKERRMDNAIQRIAKVARIENYETAISDVHKRIHTPLSYESTEEIMVAIELEQKHIKYRHQVKFGSRYRADFVLPDMKVVLEVDGEIYHGEEKRTKENLRDNLIAISLGAEWEVVRIPASLINKNVTRLVSAVSRAKEKRMLIRKRNGGAIPEWYSDRR, encoded by the coding sequence ATGGGGTACGAGGATGCAAAACGAGATGGTGTAAAGATTGTGAAAAAGCAACGGGGCAGTTATTATTATCCTCGCTGTTCAATTTGTGGGGAGGAAATGCTTGTAATGCGTTATACCTCTGGAACGAAATACACCTGCAAAGCATGTAAAGCGAACAACGCGTTACGAGATAGCGAAAGGCGCATACTTGACACTTTTGAAATTAAGGAACGCAGAATGGATAATGCGATCCAAAGAATTGCGAAAGTTGCACGAATAGAAAATTATGAAACAGCGATATCTGATGTTCATAAAAGAATACACACTCCGTTGTCATATGAAAGCACTGAAGAAATCATGGTTGCCATAGAGCTTGAACAAAAACACATTAAATATAGACATCAAGTTAAGTTTGGGAGCAGATATAGAGCTGATTTCGTTTTACCTGATATGAAAGTCGTTCTTGAAGTAGATGGAGAGATTTATCACGGAGAAGAAAAGCGCACAAAAGAAAATTTGAGAGATAACCTAATAGCCATATCTCTAGGTGCTGAATGGGAAGTTGTTAGAATACCAGCATCACTAATCAACAAAAACGTAACAAGACTTGTAAGCGCTGTTAGCAGAGCGAAAGAAAAACGAATGCTAATTCGAAAACGAAACGGCGGCGCTATACCCGAGTGGTATAGCGATCGCCGATAA
- a CDS encoding HNH endonuclease, which translates to MGWKERAPEIKAFYQSSLWKQTRKLYYAHAFGICESCGGTGEIVHHRIPLTQSNVHDERVAIDFANLELLCQSCHRLRHTHLSCAQDGLIFDEDGRLIEAIPPRV; encoded by the coding sequence GTGGGATGGAAAGAGCGTGCGCCGGAAATAAAGGCGTTTTATCAATCATCGCTATGGAAACAAACGCGAAAACTTTATTATGCGCATGCATTCGGCATCTGCGAAAGCTGCGGCGGAACTGGAGAGATCGTGCATCATCGTATACCGCTTACACAAAGCAATGTACACGACGAACGAGTGGCGATTGATTTCGCGAACCTCGAATTGCTGTGCCAAAGCTGTCACAGATTGAGGCATACGCATTTGAGTTGCGCGCAGGACGGGCTGATATTTGACGAGGACGGCAGGCTGATCGAGGCAATCCCCCCGAGGGTATGA